A part of Oligoflexus sp. genomic DNA contains:
- a CDS encoding matrixin family metalloprotease — protein sequence MRALIATTLSLNLLACGAAQNKRSIDENRSQNANVIQSAEGPFHSLTGWTEKVNYYIDDTAPDAVVEAGIKAAETWNDAMGREVLTFTGVARMPRGDELYSSLDDTYTMVYFEKNWKNTTGKADTTLATTVWENANGSDRIIKGDVILNGETYHFCDAMDVTRNIGENLDIVDAQTVLVHEFGHLLGLDHVDVDEDPESVMHAKTYIGPNMSFRSLSNGDVSNIRQVYD from the coding sequence GTGCGAGCCCTGATTGCCACAACACTGAGTCTGAACCTGCTAGCCTGTGGCGCAGCTCAAAACAAGCGTTCGATCGATGAGAATCGAAGCCAGAACGCAAACGTCATCCAGTCCGCCGAAGGCCCTTTTCACAGCCTTACCGGATGGACGGAAAAAGTAAATTACTACATTGATGATACGGCTCCCGATGCCGTGGTCGAAGCCGGCATCAAGGCGGCTGAAACCTGGAACGATGCCATGGGTCGCGAAGTTTTAACCTTCACCGGCGTTGCCAGGATGCCCCGCGGTGACGAACTTTATTCCAGTCTCGATGATACCTACACCATGGTTTACTTCGAGAAAAACTGGAAGAACACCACAGGCAAAGCCGACACCACCCTGGCCACCACGGTCTGGGAAAATGCCAACGGCTCTGATCGCATCATCAAAGGCGATGTGATCCTGAACGGTGAGACCTATCATTTCTGCGATGCCATGGACGTGACGCGGAATATCGGTGAAAACCTTGATATCGTCGATGCGCAAACAGTCCTCGTCCATGAGTTCGGTCATCTGCTGGGCCTCGATCATGTGGACGTCGATGAAGATCCTGAATCGGTGATGCACGCGAAAACCTATATCGGTCCCAACATGAGCTTCCGTTCCCTGAGCAATGGTGACGTCAGCAACATTCGTCAGGTTTACGATTAA